One Maribacter cobaltidurans genomic window carries:
- a CDS encoding rhodanese-like domain-containing protein — protein sequence MADLSQEEWTSQLENDDNAFILDVRTEDEVEEGYIPNATNIDIYKGQGFIDELEKLDKTKNYYVYCRSGNRSGQACAIMNSLGFKNAYNLEGGFMNWEGEVAE from the coding sequence ATGGCAGATTTATCACAGGAGGAATGGACTTCCCAATTAGAAAATGATGATAATGCATTTATCCTTGACGTTCGTACAGAAGATGAGGTTGAGGAAGGATATATTCCCAATGCAACCAATATTGATATTTATAAAGGACAAGGGTTTATTGATGAACTGGAGAAGTTGGACAAGACCAAAAATTATTATGTATACTGCCGGTCTGGTAACAGGTCAGGGCAGGCTTGTGCCATTATGAACAGTCTTGGTTTTAAAAATGCCTATAATTTAGAGGGTGGTTTTATGAACTGGGAAGGAGAGGTAGCCGAATAG